The genomic region AACAGCAGCGACGAAGTGACCTTGATCGCTTCTGGCTAGAGACAGTAAGTTTTTTGTGCTATTTTGTCCTGCTTAAATTTGAGAGATGAACTGTTCCAAAATTCCTGAAGGGAGGAGGCATGTTGAAGAACCCATCAGTTGCCACTTCTATGTACCTGTGAGTGGTGGTGTAACAACTTGTGCAGACACTATGTCTGTCATGGTTAGACCATTAGCTGCTCAAGGTGTAATTGGTTCCCTAGGCATTAAATCCAGGCTCGTTAACATGGCCCACCCCAAGTATTTGTGAAGCTTATGGGATCCCTGGGAGGCGGGGAGTTGTGGGGAGGTGGTAGTGCTAATTCTGATTTGGTGAAGGGGAATAGATAGGATTTTCCCCTTGCAATCATAAACAAACACCCCAAAATGGCACTGAAAACTATGCAACAGGTAGAATAACTGCAGGACAAATAGGACAACACATCCTGAATTCTACTGAGTAtgccatagtacagtggtacctctggatgcgaacaggatccgttccagagctccgttcgcatcctgaagtgaacgcaacctgcctctgcacgggtcgcgattcactgcttccgcgcatgcgtgcgacgtcattttgagcgtctgcgtgagtggcaaaacctggaagtaacgcattccattacttctgggtcgccatggagcacaacccaaaaatgctcaagccgaagctacttcaacccgaggtatgactgtacctattTGTAGACCTTTTAGACAACAAAGGAAGTTGTTCATCATCTGAGTAAAATTGTATCCTGTTGGgatgcttttgttttgagaggatTTGTGTTGTCACATGAGGGCTTAACAAAGTGGAAGGAATTTGCAGTTTACTGTAGACTTActcttgcatttttgtatgtggaTCCCAGCCCTAAATTTGCATTCCCTGGCTCCTGATATCTGAAAAGGAGCCCCTCAGTATGAGTGGCTGCTTGCATGGAGCACCCAGTAGCACAGGACTCCTTTTCAGAGGTTGCTAGCCATGGGACACAAAATCAATGGTGGGGCCAACATGCCTCCTGCTTCAACATGTGCATTCCTTACATATGAGTAATCTGTAAATAGGACTTGACACAAATTTGTTTGGTAGTTTTCTGATAAATCACTCAGGTCTCTGACTTGGTTGTGACAGAGTTCTGGCCCAGGGTGTCAGAAGGTGCCTCTTGTTGCAGTTACATAGATTATTTCGGCCTCATTTGCCTTGGGCAAATTAACATTGTTTTCAGGGTTTTGAAGAACGCCACATCTTTAGCTCCATGCCCATTACATTTGGACTTCTTTGTATTTTTGATGCAGTGGACCAGTTTAGATGGCTAGTAGGGATATTTGGTCTGGCTCCTGAGTAATTTGATTTCTTTCTCCATCCAAGGGTCCTTAATTGTAGCTCTGCTCTTTCAGGTTGACAGTGTGGTGTTATGTGGAGCTCAGTTTATTGCCAGTGGTTTCTAACATATAACTGAAGATGCTGAGAGTTTGGAACTGATTGCCATCAATACCCTGATACCACCCAGCTCTTAACTGAACAACTACAAAAAGCTATCTCAATTCTAAATCTATGGTAGATGAAACAGACTGGATTTGCATCTGGGCAAGAAAGAGTACAGTGGACCCACCACTTATGCAAGGGTTCAGTTCTTGGGGTTGGTGCCCAAAGGCAAAATTGTACAAAGTTGGGACCGTTTGGAACTGCTCACCCTCTGCCACAAGGCAAAGGGTTGCATATTGGGccctgggaaagttgcaggagggCCCTAGAATGCACACATGACCTGCCCAGTATGGGAAATAAATGGAGAGCAGGGAACAACAGGTTTTCCCCACTCaccatatatttatttacttttcctCATCTGTGTACGGTTCTGATAAGTAAATTGTGTATAAGTAAATTAAGTCTAAGTTGTGGCCCACTGTATTACAAACACAGGTTGATCTTAGTGGTAATCTCATCAGGTAAGATCCTGTGGATACACAAATCGGGGATTGCCTGCATTGTTCTTCAGATAGCCGATGTGTGGTGTTCTCTGGTTTCCTGTCAAAGACAGTTGAAAATTCTTTCATATTATTGGTTATCTTGGAGTGTTGAAGAGTTTCTTGTCTTATGTAGTGTTCATTATCTTCCATTCATTTGGTTGTCTTTTTCTATTTAGATTGTTTAATGGTCTATTACTCTTTTATAGCTGTTGTGCCTTATTGGAGAGTCCTTTGATGACTACAGTGATGATGTATGTGGAGCAGTTGTTAATGTTAGAGCCAAGGGTGATAAAATAGCAATATGGACTACTGAATGTGAAAACAGGGACGCTGTTACACATATAGGGTAAgttatgctgaataaactgcagtATACTGTCTTCCTAAGAATACCCTACATGTAGAGCTGGTTCAGACATCGCTATAAACCAGGCAGAAGGAATTACTGATCTGTGGGTCAAATTAGGAGCCTTACAAGTCCAGCCATGCCGACCCATTGATCACCTGACACCATATGACAAAGGTGTGGGATTGGTAAAGATATGGTGACAAAGGAACAATCAAGAGACTTTGAATATagtcccaattgttcctttgcagcagGGCTTGAGCATGTCCTGCTGATGGCTGGCAGACTCAGGTCCTCTTGACACCATGACAGCAGGTTATTTACAAGTGGGTGGATTTGCCTGACAGTCAAAAACGGCCCACAGAGGGGTGGCCACTTCTTGACCCAGCCCAGTGGACAAAAGTGATTTCCCACCTCTGctataaaccatggcttattgtGATAGGAACAATATGTTGCAAGGCTTGAGCACAGACACTTTCCAATTCCTCCAGCATTACTCCAAGGAGAAGATCAAAAGCTTTTacttcagggttttttgttttttaaagaaaggtagcTTGGTTTGTCCAAATCCAACTAACTGGCTAATATTGACGATGGTTTGCAAATTTCAAAACATGTAAtatgaagtttgtttgtttccaaaAAAAACCATAATTAACCACTGTTAAGTGTAtggatgtaatgctaaactgCAGTTAATTGCAAATGGAAGCAAGAGCATCCCATCTCCTCCATGGGCACACTAGAGAAGGAATGGAAATGTATAAGCCCCAAACTTATTGCAGCTCATTCCCATCACAGTAAACCATGACTTATCATGATGCCTACACTGTTCCACTATGTGCAGCCTAATCTTATACATTCTCATAATCTTTACTCAGAAATCTTACTGTTCAGTGGAACTTGGTCTCAGGTAAATGTGTGTAGATCTGCAGCCTGTTTCCATTGATACCAAGGATAATGAAGGAAATTGAAACAACTCCATCCTCTTGGGAAAGTTCAGCTGAAACTGTTACTCTTTCACAAGTATGATGTAGTGGTTTGTTTCTGGACAGTTTCACAGTGGGTACTAATCTCAGTTGCAAAAGATTGGAGATTATAGTGTTGCTTAAGCATGAAATATACCCTATGACTTTATATTCTGCATATTACAGAATGATGAGGTTTAATTCAGAGTATATTTAAATTCTATGAAAGTATATTAAATCCATTGAAGCCACATGAACATGGATTTGGAAATACATAGACTTTGGAATGAGTATTTATTGAAAGGAAAACTGCGTGATTGCAAACATCTGCATTTATCGTGCATACAGCATATTGTCCACTATTGGACATACACTTACTTACTTGTAATTGCTGTCATTGAATGGGTTGAATAAATCAAAGGTGTTCTGTAAAGTTAAGACTGGCCACGTTTCTCTGAAAATAGAAGTTTTGTGTCAGAGCCAATAAAACTGTGCAAATGTTATGAGATAGCTGTGGTCATGTCAGGAATCAAACATTATTTTGGCTGCAAACCTAAGCACCCTTACGTGGTACAAAGGGACTTCTGAGTAGGCTTATGAAGCAGTGCAGTTAGTATTGGAATAGGATTCTATTTTGAGAACTGCACTACAATATGCCTGACTTACAGCTGTATGTGTTCTAGTGAATGAATTAACTTTATCTAAGCCAGCTGGAGGGTCTGGACCCCCTAGGTTACGGGCCTGATTCAAGGTGGGTTGCAGCAGTAGCACAGTCACCATGCAAATATGGTAAAAGGTTAAATAATGGGTTCCCAGATGCTTATTTGGGTTAAAACTGAGGCCTGGGTCTGAAAAGCTTGAAGATCCCTGATCTCGACAGCAATCTCAGTCCAGACCTCCAGCCTACAAAATGAGACCAGCTTCCCATTATTCAAAGGATGTAATCGGGGCTTTCTCATCTGTAATTGTTGTGCAGAAGATGAAATTTGGCAGGTGTGCACATTCACCTTTGTGTGATAAGCTGCACTTGCCAAACTTCCTTCCTTAATGTAGCTGTTAGTGGCGATAGAGTTTTCTGCCCCCTTGGATCTATTTCTGCCTTTTTCCTTAAATAGCCTAAATGAGATAAATAAAATGATGCTGAAGTCACAGCTGCTTTCAGCCTTAAGGGGGGTGGGCTGTGAGCTGCCAGTGGGAGACAGATGGTTTTAAGGGACATTCAGCCTGTAATAGCCTTTCTTTGAAAGTAGAGATAAGTCAGAGCTTACTAAAAAAAAGTTACAAGATAGTGAGTCCTGGTGATTCATTATGGATATAATGAAGAGCAGTTAGATTTGTCAGATGATAGCATCAGTTATTCGGCAGATAAAGTTGAAATGGAGAATATGTGAAAACAGTATGAATTGACTGCTGAGATGTTTGAGATTTTTATAACAGCCAATTTagtatttaaaataatataaagctCTCTGAAATTTTTGGATTTGAGAGCTTTCATATGTGAAGctagcatcttgttctcttcCGTTGAATACTATTTAAACagatattttatgtttttatttctcaGGAGAGTGTACAAAGAAAGGTTAGGACTTCCTCCAAAGATAGTGATTGGTTATCAGTCCCATGCTGACACAGCTACTAAGAGCGGCTCCACCACTAAAAATAGGTTTGTTGTTTAAGAAGACACCTTCAGAGTATTTCATAGGAGACTGCGTCAAGCAATCGAGATTTGGGAGCTGAACCAAAGCCTCTATATAAAAGCAGAGTGGACTGCATTTAAATCTGATTTCCATCTAAATGTTGCTAAATTTGTGAAAGTCTCATTTGCTTTTGTCTTGTActtctgtgtttgtttttctcCCCCATTTTTGGCTGAAGTAACCTTTATCCAATCAAAGAATTTCAGTACATTTGCCCACTGAAACCATAAAGGTCTCCCTAGCCCACTCTGTGATGCTTCTTAGGAAAGtaaatattatattaaatataTCCCAAAAACAGTGCCATTTCTACAGGGGAAGAAACTACTACTTTTTCACCTTTGCGTTGTATGCAACATGTTTTGCTGGTTTGAAAGAATAGTATGATGCATACATTTTTCTAGCAAATATTTCTTTATACAGCATTGTCTTTGCTGTAATGGATGCTGATGGCTGCTAGATTTAATTTATTGTTTCCCTCTCTGATAACATTAGTGATATTCTAATTTCAGTTCTTGCTCATGTAACATTGGTGAAGGATCTATCTGGGAATATGACAAAAGGTTTAATAAACATTAATTTTGTGCATTCTTTGGTAATTATTTTGTAACATCAAAGCTTTGCTACGAGTTTCATGCATTTCAAGTCAAATCAGTGATATGTTTGTGTGATTTCCTGAACAtaattgtggatttttaaaaatgtaacaccATAATTACATTCCTTACTAGAAATAGTATTCCTGTTTTTTGTATCTTATGCTGTATTTTAACACTTTGTATTCCTTAGGTTATattttgctttggtttaagaacagctcgaATAGAAACGCAGTCCCATTCATATTAAGACAGTGTACAAAACTGTAAATAAAATGTGTACAGTGAATTGTCTTTTAGACAAGTAGATTCGtccttttatttcattatattgaCTTGTTTTGTACTACTACTGATAAGGCGGTCTCTATTGCGGCCTCTGTAGTAGGCGAGGTTGAGCCTTAAGGTAGCATTTAATTCGAGTTGTGCTAGATTTTAATAGATAGTGTTATCTTCAGACAGAACTGCATTGCAGTGACTATATCTTAATTGGATATGTTTGTTTAACTGTTCAGTGAATTACATTGCTGTTTGGGCAGCATGCTCAGAAATGGAATAATCTAATGGAACATAATAGCTGAAAGCTGGCCTGCCACTGCAACAACAGGAAACAGAAAATCTGGAACTAATAAACTGGGTGTCAGAAAATGAGCAAACTGTATTTACTTTGCAGAACTATGACAAAATGGCTTTCTGGCTCTGGAAGTGGTGGCTTAGAGAGTAGAAGTTTGGTACCAGTTACCACACTAAGTTATGTTAACTTTCTCAGTACTGTACCAAAATACAGGCCATGGTAACTAGATGGTACAGCCATTATTGCACCAAGTAGGAGTTCTGAGGAATCCTGGGAGTGTATTTAGCTGACAAAAATATGAACATTTTGATATGAAAACTGTCTCTAAAACAGTTCTTCTGTTATGTAGAACTTCAGTTATACTAAGGTTGACATTTGCCGCGCTTACGGTAAATGTCATGGTGGGAGACCTTTTCCCAGATGTGCTGGTTTTGCCTTTTGGTTCTTGCAGGCTATCCAGCATGAACCCAAGTAGCCTTTTGTATAAAAACTGATACTGTATTATTGCAGTTAATACTACCCCCTCCCCTGTAATAAATGGAATCACTCTTGTATTAAAGCATATGTGGTGTGTAATAATGTCTAATGCTATTTGACACGATGAAATGACAGAGTTCCTGGCCAAAGTTTTACTGTTGCCAACTAGAGTGATTGGTCTGGAGGTCTGTAAGGTTTTGTAAAAGTCATGCTTGTCAACAATCATAGGACTGGATCTAACAAGCTTTGGATTTGACTGCAAATCGAAACCATGCTTAAAGCAGGTAGCCCCCCTCTGTGGGTACAATTAAATCACGATGCAGGAAATAAGTAGCTTGGATCAgtgatacttttaaaaaatcaataataaaaagccaTATTATGGAGAGAGGGATCAATTGGATTGAGAATGTGGTGCGGAGAAGGGGTTAAAGTCCCACCCCCCTTTGCATGATGCTGTTCTAATTGAAAGTGCCCTCCTGAACCTGCTATTTGCCAGGCGGGGGAGTGAGTGACCTTGCAGATACCGTACTAACATGCTTTCCCTTGCAGGACAGAAAACATGTTTTGAGGGAAGTTAATTAACAAAATGTCATGGGGAGACAGTTTAAAAAACCAACAGCCCTCAAGGCTCCATGGTTCAAAAttgcctctcctcccccacccacccaaagcaaGGGTTGttaaaataataagaaaagcTATGCCATGTCTAGTTGTGTTCTGGGTTGGTTGCTGGTCTCATAAGTGATAGAATCCTAATTTACAGGTTTCCCAAATTTTGAGCGTAGACAATTCTTGCAATCCAAAAGGAGTAAGAGGAGGGCAAGAACAGCTGTGCAGTGAAACTGCATTTGAGTATGTCTTGAAAGGAGAGTGGGAGATATGCAAACAAGATTTTTCAGATGTCTCTGTGTGGGTTGCACAGAAGTGCATCAAGTGGTCTTCCCATACTGGCACTTGGGAAATAAAATACCAGATTTTCATCTAGTTGCAATAAGTTTGGGTAATCAACACAGAAGTGGCAAGTCCAGATGCTGGTGCTGGTCAGCTTGTGGAGAATGGGTGTGTTGAAAAAAGGTCCTAACCGCCATCGTATTTCTCCTTTTAATTCTACAACATCCTGTAGAGGGCTGGGCAGCCAAAAGGAGCACTGGTCTTTGTGGCTGGAGACCTGTGTCTTCATATCTCATTTCTCTCTCCAAACCCTCTGATTTCTGCCACATTCATCCAATATCTCCTTTTCCAGCCCCTCTTGTAAATATATTCTGCATTCAAAATCTAGGaataaaagcaacataaaatgCAAAGTAGTTTACTGAGCACATCCCGGATTCTGCTGAATTACAAAATATATGTCTTGTGATCTGTTAATGCTTTATGCTCTGTTTTATGCTCTGTCATCTAAGTAATCTGGTTAGCTGTCTTTATTATTGGTGGGTGGGGGGCGTAAGAGATGTACAAAATTAAAAGACCAGTCCTAGTACAGACAAAGATGAAGGCAAAATTTCTTAGTGGTTCAGTAGGTGTGAATTTGCACGTTTTTACATCTGCAGCAACTGGTATATTCTTTCGTACTCCTGTTACCTGAACAGAATATTTGAGATGTTAAGTAATtaatagtgatttttttaaatttattttttaaaaagcactctaCCAATCATCTAGCTGCTGTGATTCTAAGTAAAATTGTTACAATGAACCAAATCACTTCCCACAAGTTTTGAAGCAAGGTGGCCCATAAATAGGAGCTGTGGGGCAAGCAAGACATTGGGCATCTTCCTAGTCTCCTAAAGGGAGAGAGGGCATGTAGATTTGAGTTCAGCAGTGGTGATACAGCGTGATTATGTTGGATGGACATACGCATGTCAAAACTTCACTCTTGCCTGGAGAGAATgcaacctactgtacaaagagaAGTGTATGTTCCATCTATTGCTccaaccacttttgcctctgcccctcaCCTGtgactgaaaaagctttcccaACCCTGTTGCATGCTTCCTCGTAACAAAGATATTGCCTGGTGCTTCTCCTTGATCTGCCAGAGTTGGTAGCACTATAGCAAAGCCTAATCCCTGATCAATTTCGTAGGGAGGCGGGAATACCCAGCATAGTCTTGGCAGAATATCTAAGGCGATAGCCTTCTAGAACAGGCAATCCCTGAGGAACTCAGGACTGCAGCCATTTAGAGAATTCTCAGACAGGTGTCTGAAGTATTAGGAAATAATGAGAAAGCAAATAACTGCTGTTTGTTCCTAGCAGTCTCTTGGGAGAGATGCCATAACTAAGGTAGAGAGAGGCCTGTAAACATCTAATAAAACAAGATGGCAATTAAGAAAAATGCTGGCTCCACAGCATTGTACTGGTGCTTTTATTACTGGTGCTAAAACAAAAGCTCTCTAATTTGCAGCCACATTTCAGTCACTACAATAAGTGTAATATTTGGCTTAGGAAGCTGCAAGAAggtataaaatgttttaaaacatccTGAACCTTCAATacataaaaatatttctttaaatggtGTTTCTTTTAAGGGCCCTGCCAGAAAGGGGGCTTAGAATCCTAACAAATGGTGGGCTTGCATATAATCCATCAGCTGTGTTAAATGTTAGGCTGGCTGTAGATATTTAGTAGAATGCGATTTTCAAAATGCAAAGAAATCAAAGCAGAAATCCCTTCCCCCGCTTTTAATATTACGTAGAAGGGAAAAAATGGTTTAGGGAAACTTAATACCAGCCTTCTGAAATGTCACAACACTTGCCACCCAAGAGAAAAATACATAAAGAGAGCAGCAGGGATCATGTAAGTTGACCTTGGAAACATTATAAATCCCAGGATTCTTAATTACACAGTTTAGGGTAATTTTGTCCCAGGGGTGTCATCTTCCTCGTGCCCAAATGCTCCCAAGGAGTTTCTCAGATGTGTGTGGCAAATATTTTAACTCGGGAGGAAAAATACTGGTGTCAGTTTAGTGCAGTGTGGGAAACAGTACAAGGGTTATGTGTGGTTGGTAaagctgcctgcccccccccccccttgcacacacacacacaggaaaccaAAACTGGCTGGACCAAAACTGGAGAAGCTAATTTTCAATGTGAGATACTTCATCTCCTTTCAGAGACTGGGAGAATGTTGTGCAGGCGGCGAGAGAACTGTAACCTCTTGCCTCTTAAGCAAACCTGGCTAAGGAGCATGTGTTTGCTTTCGGAAGCAACACCAAGGGCTGCAACAAACGCAACACGGGAGATCTGTCGTCAGCTCTCCCAGTCTGCTTTTTCAGTTCAAAGCAGGTAGGAGGTGCAGCAGTGGTGCTGGGATGGAGGATTGGCTTCACATTGTCCCTTTCATCCCATTTTCCAGATCTCATCACCACTCCCTGATGCAGCTACTAACCATgcagctggtggggggggggcagtgtagagagaaaaagcaaagagaaaagtctgatttcttattatttttctgcAGCAGATGGCAGGGAATTGGATTGGGAAAGAAACTGGGAAGGACCTCCAGAACCTCCACTTTTTCTGGAGGATCACTCCCCAAATAATTCActactgtgattttttttaatgattttttatgCTACTGGTGCATGTGCCATTAAACTGCTTCaacagagcatgaggctcttaatttcaggtttgtgggttcgagccccacattgggctaagtgactcttggggttccttcaaactctacaattctatggctctATGGCAAGTGAAGCAGGGCTCTTTGTGTTGCAGATTGAACGCAGGCTGGCTCTACACTGATCTTTTAAAAAAGCTAAGAAGAAATCCCATtatatagctctcaatgcaattttccaTTGACTGCTCTACAGCGCcccctggtgtcacatttttataacgcaTTTATAACATCACAACTCACTAGTGTAGATTAGTCCTGAGTGTCCTGCTCGTGGTTAGCAATGGTATTTCTTGTCATCTTCTCAGAAGGTGCACACCATACCAACTTTCTtctcaaaacaaaacaccaagacATTGTCTTAAGTTGGGTGAAGCACCTTTTCTGAGATTGGGGGTTGCGTTCCCTTCACAGGCAACATTCTGGCTGCATAACAGGCATGTGTTGGGCAATTCAAAAGTGAGCAGGGCATTGGATGTGACTTTATACATTAGGGCTGCAGTCGGggggcagtttattccattttcatgacTTCTCCCTAACTGGTAAGTTCTACATTTGAGCTTCCACATGACGCAAAAGCAATTTCTGGAATGATATAGTGTAAATTTGGTGCTCATTTTCATGTCCtttgcttccaaaaaaaaaaaaaatctttgcaaAGAAGATGAAAATGAATGCTAAACTTGAGCTGCATTCCActatatttctggaagtggcttttccaTTGCTCAAATACAGTAATCAACAGTTAGGGAAACGTCATAAAAATGGAATAGACATGAATGCAGGCTATTCTATTCAAGCCATGCAAAGTCAGAGATTTacgttcaggcaagcaagaggcatcgcaGTTTGAAGACACATTTCAACTCAGTAAAGACACTCCACagtgtttttttctccctctgcccttGCCAACGATTGGCAGAGAATCATAAAATTTAGAGTTTGAAGGTACCCCAAAGGTCACctctctttagtgctcaatcggagCTAACAGGAATTTGAGTTTtccccagattgccatttgttctgatagatcactaaagagcgggttttcccttggaaagaaGTGGGGCAAGGAGAAAACTCCTTGGACCCATGcttagaaagtgtgggtcaagcgGGAAACTGCCAGGACTTGTGCTTTCTAAGCACAGCGCATGAGccctgtattttatatatttataaataaataacagatcAATAACTGCAGTCACCTGTGTATGACAGCTATGTaaattttacaattttttatgtactctaagctgcccagagtggggaaacccagccaaatggacggggtataaatatcatcatcatctagtccaaccctctgcaatgcaggaatcccaactaaagcatgTGGACCCTGCAAGGTTGTGCAGAAGGGAATGAGGCCCTTGAAATCAAAAGAGTCCCCTGCGCCTGGACAGCATCTGCTCGCCTTCAGCTCTGCGAGACTCTGGATGCTACACCTACAGCTCAGGAGCTGCATTTTTGGATCACGCTGGCACAACCTCATAATAAAGTGAATGGCTGCAGGCCAAACCTTTTCTGCCCCCATCCTGGTGGCAAAAGGAAAAGTGGTGGAACTCTTAAGACAGCAGGGGGAGTGTTTGCCAACAGAAGCTGTATATACTGATAAAATGCAAGCTGACTTGTCCAGATAGCACCGATGCACAGCTGTCTGCAGCTGGCATCTTTCCTGCAAACAGCAccctcctttctttctctggCAGCTGTTATTGGGAGGGAGTTCCCCCCCCAGCAGCTGTGGATGAGTTCCTGGAGAATTTTTTTGTTGAAAACAATAGCAAACAAATGGGGGGGAATGACGGGGAATTCATAACTTGTGGGTGATACTATATCCAATCTTGGCCCTACTTAAAGTAGACCAATTTAAATCCATGAACATGGCTAACTTTGGCCCATTAATTTAAGTGGGTTCgccctgagtaggactaacagTGGATACATTAATTAGCTTCCATTTGTTGAGTTAAATAGATCTGTTCATATCTTGATGACGGTATCTAGTGACTttagataaaatataaagaataGTATAGAAGGCACAATGGAACCCTCCATGCAGTTATTTGGTAGTAAGCCTTTCTAAATACAGTGAAACTTACTTGTGTGCAAACATGCAAAGGATTCAGCTAGAATGCTAAGCATGCTTTTGACCGCAATTTTAAACATACTTTTTCTAGGGGAGAAAGACCCTTTGAACATAGTgcaaattacttctgagtaaacatgcaaggTGCGGAGGGAATAAGTAACGGTGAACTCAGTGGAACCTATTCTTCAAGTAGAGATGggggatttgattcagttcacatttaaaagcaaaccttgCTTTTTGCCATATGGTTTGATTCTGTTTCttatacaaacataaaaacacatggATGCTCACAGTTTTATTAGTTATGCAAATGTTTTGAAATCCGTAGGTGTTACTCCGAGTTCTTAGTTCTAAAATGCATCTGTGAACAGATAAACAGGTGGTCCTTTTCGTAGTTTTATTTTAAGAGACAGTTATCAAGTGGATTCAACACCTAATTTTATTTCCACTTTGCTGTACAATTGCCAGTTCTGactctctctgtatttactgtatCTGCCTTCACTACTTGTGgcgacaaaaaagaagaaactttgtattgttttatttctggATATGTTTTGCT from Podarcis raffonei isolate rPodRaf1 chromosome 9, rPodRaf1.pri, whole genome shotgun sequence harbors:
- the EIF4E gene encoding eukaryotic translation initiation factor 4E isoform X3, with the translated sequence MIENLSGPCSIGRETTSNPQTSEEEKTETPASQEVVSPEPYVKHPLQNRLYNHIQLSSNLMPGCDYSLFKDGIEPMWEDEKNKRGGRWLITLNKQQRRSDLDRFWLETLLCLIGESFDDYSDDVCGAVVNVRAKGDKIAIWTTECENRDAVTHIGRVYKERLGLPPKIVIGYQSHADTATKSGSTTKNRFVV